The genomic window CCGATTATCACACTTCTGTCCGATTTCGGCTTGAGCGACGGGTACGTTGCCGGGATGAAAGGCGCGATCCTGAAGATCTGCCGAAACGCCGTCCTGGTGGACATAACGCACCTGGTCCCGCCGGGGGACATCCGTGCCGGCGCTTTCCTGCTGGCTGCCGCGTATCCCGATTTCCCCCGGGGCACAGTCCATCTGGCCGTGGTGGATCCCGGCGTCGGCACCGGGCGCATGCCTCTCGTCATCATGACGCCCCGCGGTTTTCTCATCGGGCCCGACAACGGTCTGTTCTCACTGGTCCTGGAAAAGGAAACCCCGACGGAAGCCCGTGCCATCGAGAATCCGGCCTTCAGGCATTCCAGGGTCAGCATGACCTTCCACGGTCGGGACATTTTTGCGCCGGCGGCGGCCCATCTCGCTTCCGGAGCGGCCTTTGCCGAATTCGGCCCGGTTTGCACGC from Syntrophobacter fumaroxidans MPOB includes these protein-coding regions:
- a CDS encoding SAM hydrolase/SAM-dependent halogenase family protein, with the protein product MKSPIITLLSDFGLSDGYVAGMKGAILKICRNAVLVDITHLVPPGDIRAGAFLLAAAYPDFPRGTVHLAVVDPGVGTGRMPLVIMTPRGFLIGPDNGLFSLVLEKETPTEARAIENPAFRHSRVSMTFHGRDIFAPAAAHLASGAAFAEFGPVCTPHVARWSRATRIGDELRGEVIHIDRFGNAISNIDEGMLREFAAKGRARAQIRGQSLPLVSTYGDLEPGAAMALIGGGGHLEIAVNRGSAADRFRIAPGEPLRVFLDQ